One part of the Arabidopsis thaliana chromosome 1 sequence genome encodes these proteins:
- the PSBR gene encoding photosystem II subunit R (photosystem II subunit R (PSBR); FUNCTIONS IN: molecular_function unknown; INVOLVED IN: photosystem II oxygen evolving complex assembly, photosynthesis, response to light intensity; LOCATED IN: thylakoid, chloroplast thylakoid membrane, chloroplast, photosystem II; EXPRESSED IN: 25 plant structures; EXPRESSED DURING: 14 growth stages; CONTAINS InterPro DOMAIN/s: Photosystem II protein PsbR (InterPro:IPR006814); Has 134 Blast hits to 134 proteins in 52 species: Archae - 0; Bacteria - 0; Metazoa - 2; Fungi - 0; Plants - 129; Viruses - 0; Other Eukaryotes - 3 (source: NCBI BLink).), with product MAASVMLSSVTLKPAGFTVEKTAARGLPSLTRARPSFKIVASGVKKIKTDKPFGINGSMDLRDGVDASGRKGKGYGVYKYVDKYGANVDGYSPIYNENEWSASGDVYKGGVTGLAIWAVTLAGILAGGALLVYNTSALAQ from the exons ATGGCTGCTTCAGTGATGCTATCTTCGGTGACATTGAAACCAGCTGGTTTCACGGTGGAGAAGACGGCGGCTAGAGGATTACCGTCGCTCACAAGAGCTCGTCCCTCCTTCAAAATTGTCGCCAGTGGCGTCAAGAAGATCAAGACCGACAAGCCCTTCG GAATTAACGGCAGCATGGACTTGAGGGACGGCGTCGACGCCTCCGGCAGAAAGGGCAAG GGATACGGTGTTTACAAGTACGTCGACAAGTATGGAGCTAACGTCGATGGATACAG TCCTATTTACAACGAGAACGAGTGGTCAGCGAGTGGTGACGTGTACAAGGGAGGAGTCACCGGATTGGCAATTTGGGCGGTAACTCTCGCCGGAATTCTTGCCGGAGGTGCTCTTCTTGTGTACAACACAAGTGCTTTGGCTCAGTAA